The Plasmodium yoelii strain 17X genome assembly, chromosome: 8 genome includes a region encoding these proteins:
- a CDS encoding fam-b protein translates to MRVSTLKYVLFSIIICSFEYGKNELYYVNERTICFERNIINFSNNRILADGDSQFNLHEFYESTSSVENQVNDHDNDDEKNISIRNTVDSHVKKNKKSKKSLYSKNVDKKRKKLIHGHHKEIEEIEEIEETEKEIDNTNNNKLAIVPIENNSVSEEEDFEELENEGNVVVSEHYEINSSIEDELNDKLELKKMVNGLITKVVFLNMLVFALSVNEWIEIGLIIMSVALSFEIFYRFYQYLKLRFKVYKRSLKKKESPKKKTSNE, encoded by the exons ATGAGAGTCAGtactttaaaatatgttcttttttcaattattatttgttcttTTGAATATGGGAAAAAT GAATTATACTATGTAAATGAAAGAACCATCTGTTTTGAaaggaatataataaattttagtaataataggaTATTAGCAGATGGAGATAGCCAATTTAATTTACATGAATTTTATGAATCAACTTCGAGTGTTGAAAATCAAGTTAATGACCACGATAATGatgacgaaaaaaatatatctattcGAAATACTGTAGATTCACATGTAAAgaagaataaaaaaagtaagaAATCactttattcaaaaaatgtagataaaaaaaggaaaaagttAATTCATGGACATCACAAAGAAATAGAAGAAATAGAAGAAATAGAAGAAACAGAAAAAGAGAttgataatacaaataacaataaattaGCAATAGTACCgatagaaaataattctgTATCAGAAGAAGAAGACTTTGAAGAATTGGAAAATGAAGGAAATGTCGTAGTGAGTGAGCATTATGAGATCAATTCAAGTATCGAAGACGAATTAAATGATAAACTagagttaaaaaaaatggtcAACGGATTAATTACGAAGGTGGTGTTTTTGAATATGCTTGTTTTTGCGTTATCGGTAAACGAATGGATTGAAATTGGACTTATTATTATGAGTGTAGCCCTTtcatttgaaatattttatagatttTATCAATACCTTAAATTAcgttttaaagtatataaaagatccctcaaaaaaaaagaatcccccaaaaaaaaaacatcaaatgaataa